GATTTTTCGAAACTTGGCGCGGAAGTTCAAGCTGTGGAGGCGGCAGGCGCCGACTGGATTCATATCGATGTCATGGATGGCCATTTTGTTCCCAATATCACCATGGGCCCCCTCGTCGTCGAAGCGGTCCGGCGCTCCACGGCCCTGCCGCTGGATGTGCATTTGATGATCGAAAACCCGGATCAATATGTGGCCGAATTCTCAAAGGCGGGGGCCGATTACATTTCCGTTCAGGTGGAGACCTGCACGCACCTGCACCGAACCCTCCATCTCATCAAAGAGCACAGCGTGAAGGCAGGCGCCGTGCTGAATCCGGCCACGCCCCTGACGGCGCTGGACTGGGTACTCGACGATCTGGATCTGGTGCTGGTGATGAGCGTCAATCCTGGCTTCGGTGGGCAGAAATTTATTGCCAGCAGCCTCGAAAAAATTCGCGCCCTGCGCCGGCTGATCGATGAAAACCACCTGAAAACGTTGATTCAAGTCGATGGGGGCGTAAACCGCGGAACGGTCGGCGACATCACCCGGGCCGGGGCAGACGTGCTGGTCGCCGGATCGGCCATATTCGGCAGCGATGATTACCAGGCCACCATCGCCGAGTTGAAAGCTGCACACTAAAGTGAAGGACTACAGTCATGAACACCCCGAATAGCGGCCATCAGGTCCTGGTCATCCACGGTCCCAATCTGAATATGCTCGGCTTGCGAGAGCCCGGCATTTACGGGTCCACCCGGCTCGATGAAATAGATGCCCAGCTAAAAGCGCTGGGCAGACAATGGGGAATTACCGTCCATTGCTTTCAGTCCAACCACGAGGGGGCCATCGTGGATCGGATCCAATCGGCCGCCACCATCATGGGTGGCCTGATCATCAATCCGGCTGCCTACACCCATACCAGCATCGCCATACGCGACGCGCTGTTGCTGCTGCCGATCCCGATCATCGAGGTGCATCTGTCCAATATTCACAAAAGAGAGCCGTTCCGACGCCATTCCTTTGTCTCTGATGTAGCTACCGGACAGATCGTAGGCCTCGGTGTAAACGGGTACTATCTGGCGTTGCGCGCGATTGCCGATATCATCGGCGCAACTGCCAGCACTTGACGGCGGCGTAAGAAGCCCAAAATTAAACACCGGATCATGCAGCTATAACTTGCGCACTTTTTCCGCTTCCGGACCCCGTTTGGTCATGGCAATTTCAAACAGAACCTTGTCGCCTCGCCGAAGCGTACGAAATCCTTCCATTTCTATGGACCTGTGATGGACGAAAAACTG
This Desulfatitalea tepidiphila DNA region includes the following protein-coding sequences:
- a CDS encoding cold-shock protein, with the protein product MAVGIVRSFNEEQGYGFIETDEGDQFFVHHRSIEMEGFRTLRRGDKVLFEIAMTKRGPEAEKVRKL
- the rpe gene encoding ribulose-phosphate 3-epimerase; this translates as MPLIAPSILSADFSKLGAEVQAVEAAGADWIHIDVMDGHFVPNITMGPLVVEAVRRSTALPLDVHLMIENPDQYVAEFSKAGADYISVQVETCTHLHRTLHLIKEHSVKAGAVLNPATPLTALDWVLDDLDLVLVMSVNPGFGGQKFIASSLEKIRALRRLIDENHLKTLIQVDGGVNRGTVGDITRAGADVLVAGSAIFGSDDYQATIAELKAAH
- the aroQ gene encoding type II 3-dehydroquinate dehydratase codes for the protein MNTPNSGHQVLVIHGPNLNMLGLREPGIYGSTRLDEIDAQLKALGRQWGITVHCFQSNHEGAIVDRIQSAATIMGGLIINPAAYTHTSIAIRDALLLLPIPIIEVHLSNIHKREPFRRHSFVSDVATGQIVGLGVNGYYLALRAIADIIGATAST